One window of the Sebastes umbrosus isolate fSebUmb1 chromosome 1, fSebUmb1.pri, whole genome shotgun sequence genome contains the following:
- the LOC119487160 gene encoding uncharacterized protein LOC119487160, with the protein MTSLDLNADRINVEEFNDIQNSIIDWADDTLCHAEETESVSSLEEEEETSDDDSDADYIFPLCVRTGGALPSTSIRLDALLAISMEDTVHDSSDVGPTLTDAPEMPEKLQPQREDEVIGQPASIAYHLNLKLLAEYLLLPIPMCTAKDPVTNAACQAHGPFQVTVKSRATAAIIEWTFPFGHIVWRSSSQSALKYGMLIGDFMLAVNILLSGNNYAKVALLFKFMNMGMVGRSTFFKIQDTYCVDTIKQFWEEKRGLVISQLKPKASVVALGDGRMDSPGFCAQYCTYSVMENDSKDIISMVTVDKRETARNSVIMEKEAFIRTFDTLPKGIYKSWGVRHTLDMWHGSKNLGKKIHQASQQKGCSILLIWSKDVCNHFWFCAKMSATYDDFFDMWAGLLHHVTGAHEWALGACHHGPLSDNRDKEWIEKGSVAHRALIEIVLNARWLGEVVKYLGFRSTAELESFHNHILMYASKRFSFTPPVYSARTLLAGLDYNHHVHRPVQRKADGSIE; encoded by the exons ATGACATCACTTGATTTGAATGCTGACCGCATCAATGTAGAGGAGTTCAACGACATTCAGAATTCCAT CATTGACTGGGCAGATGACACCTTGTGCCACGCTGAAGAGACAGAGTCTGTCTCAtctttggaggaggaggaggagaccagTGATGACGACAGTGATGCTGATTACATCTTCCCTTTGTGTGTCCG AACTGGTGGTGCCCTCCCCTCTACGAGCATTCGCTTGGATGCACTTCTAGCCATAAGTATGGAGGACACTGTGCATGACTCTTCAGACGTCGGTCCCACTCTCACAGATGCACCTgagatgccagaaaagctccagCCCCAGAGAGAAGATGAGGTCATTGGCCAGCCAGCTTCTATTGCCTATCATCTAAACTTGAAGCTGCTGGCTGAGTACCTTCTGCTGCCCATCCCCATGTGTACCGCCAAGGACCCTGTTACCAATGCAGCGTGCCAGGCCCATGGACCCTTTCAGGTGACGGTCAAATCCAGGGCCACAGCTGCCATCATTGAGTGG acGTTTCCCTTTGGTCATATTGTGTGGCGTTCAAGTTCACAGTCCGCTCTCAAGTATGGGATGCTGATAGGGGACTTCATGTTGGCTGTCAATATCCTCCTCTCTGGAAACAACTATGCGAAAGTGGCATTACTGTTCAAATTTATGAACATGGGGATGGTGGGAAGgtccacatttttcaaaatacaggACACCTACTGTGTGGACACCATAAAACAGTTCTGGGAAGAAAAGCGAGGATTAGTTATTTCCCAGCTAAAGCCCAAAGCCAGTGTCGTGGCCCTGG gaGATGGTCGGATGGACAGCCCTGGATTCTGTGCACAGTACTGCACATATAGtgtgatggagaatgactctaAAGACATCATCTCCATGGTGACAGTGGACAAACGTGAAACGGCGCGGAACAGTGTCATCATGGAGAAGGAAGCCTTCATCCGGACTTTTGACACACTTC CCAAGGGCATATATAAGTCATGGGGAGTTCGCCATACCCTTGACATGTGGCACGGATCGAAAAACCTTGGAAAGAAGATCCACCAG GCGAGCCAGCAGAAGGGGTGCTCCATTTTACTCATTTGGAGCAAGGATGTGTGCAACCACTTTTGGTTTTGTGCCAAAATGTCGGCAACCTATGACGACTTCTTT GACATGTGGGCTGGCCTACTCCATCACGTCACAGGAGCACACGAGTGGGCTCTTGGCGCCTGTCACCATGGACCCTTGTCGGACAACAGGGACAAGGAATGGATAGAGAAGGGATCTGTGGCACACAGAGCACTCATTGAGATAGTGCTAAATGCACGCTGGCTGGGTGAAGTAGTGAAGTACCTGGGATTTAG gTCTACAGCAGAACTTGAGTCATTTCACAACCACATACTGATGTATGCCAGCAAGAGATTCAGTTTCACCCCGCCCGTCTATTCAGCTCGCACCCTACTTGCTGGTTTGGATTATAATCATCATGTCCACCGACCAGTGCAGAGAAAAGCTGATGGCTCCATTGAGTAA